A DNA window from Kitasatospora atroaurantiaca contains the following coding sequences:
- a CDS encoding IclR family transcriptional regulator yields MSQTVDRALTILASLGEGPASLEQAAARIGVHKSTALRLLRTLQEHGLVHRQSDHRYRLGGRLFSLAQQALEGIDVRQVAAPYLASLNERYGHTVQLAVLEDGEVLYLDKVENRYPDRPGSWPDPAGRIGKRVPAVATAVGKVLLADLPEDQLAAFLSDQDFPARTRHSIRTAEEFRAELAAVQRQGWAVDEAEYQETVNCIAAPIVGTDGKAIAACSISAPAQLAPVAELSRLLPELLCTVEAISLAYGGSPTPRWCENRCGAKHEVRASRT; encoded by the coding sequence ATGTCGCAGACGGTCGACCGGGCGCTGACGATTCTGGCCTCCCTCGGCGAGGGGCCCGCCTCCCTTGAGCAGGCCGCCGCCCGGATCGGTGTGCACAAGTCCACCGCCCTCCGGCTGCTGCGGACCCTTCAGGAACACGGCCTCGTGCACCGCCAGTCCGACCACCGCTACCGGCTCGGCGGTCGACTCTTCTCGCTGGCCCAGCAGGCATTGGAGGGCATCGACGTCCGGCAGGTCGCCGCGCCGTACCTGGCCTCGCTGAACGAGCGGTACGGGCACACCGTGCAGCTGGCCGTGCTGGAGGACGGCGAGGTGCTCTACCTGGACAAGGTGGAGAACCGCTACCCGGACCGCCCCGGCTCCTGGCCCGACCCGGCCGGCCGGATCGGCAAGCGCGTCCCGGCGGTGGCGACCGCCGTCGGCAAGGTCCTACTGGCCGACCTGCCGGAGGATCAGCTGGCCGCTTTCCTCTCCGATCAGGACTTCCCCGCCCGCACCCGGCACAGCATCCGCACCGCCGAGGAGTTCCGCGCCGAGCTGGCGGCGGTCCAGCGCCAGGGCTGGGCGGTGGACGAGGCCGAGTACCAGGAGACCGTCAACTGCATCGCCGCACCGATCGTGGGCACCGACGGCAAGGCCATCGCGGCCTGCTCGATCTCCGCACCGGCGCAGCTCGCGCCGGTCGCCGAGCTGAGCCGGCTGCTGCCCGAGCTGCTCTGCACCGTCGAGGCGATCTCGCTGGCGTACGGCGGCTCCCCTACTCCTCGCTGGTGCGAGAACCGTTGCGGTGCCAAGCACGAGGTGCGCGCCAGCCGTACTTGA
- a CDS encoding cysteine desulfurase family protein — protein sequence MPYLDHAATTPMLPEAITAMSAHLGVVGNASSLHAAGRRARRVVEESRESLAQSLGARPSEIVLTGGGTESDNLAVKGLYWARRDADPARRRVLCSPVEHHAVLDAVQWLSEHEGALVEYLPVDSYGRVHPDALRAAIERDPSSVALVTVMWANNEVGTIQPIIELAAVAREFGIPMHADAVQALGQVPVSFAESGLDALTVTGHKVGGPYGVGALLLARNATPVPLLHGGGQERDVRSGTLDVPAAAGFAAAAAIAVERRIEHAAAVAALRDELIADVLKAVPDAVLNGDPTAGGRLPANAHFSFPGCEGDALLMLLDAQGIECSTGSACSAGVPQPSHVLLAMGADPLLARASLRFSLGHTSTRDDIAALAAAIEPAVQRARNAGLAAAARR from the coding sequence ATGCCATATCTCGACCATGCGGCCACCACCCCGATGCTGCCCGAGGCGATCACCGCCATGAGTGCGCACCTCGGGGTGGTCGGCAACGCCTCCTCGCTGCACGCGGCCGGCCGCCGTGCCCGACGGGTGGTGGAGGAGTCGCGGGAGTCGCTGGCGCAGTCGCTGGGTGCCCGGCCGAGCGAGATCGTCCTCACCGGGGGCGGTACCGAGTCGGACAACCTGGCCGTCAAGGGCCTGTACTGGGCCCGGCGTGACGCCGATCCCGCCCGGCGGCGGGTGCTGTGCAGCCCGGTCGAGCACCACGCGGTGCTGGACGCGGTGCAGTGGCTCTCCGAGCACGAGGGCGCGCTGGTCGAGTACCTGCCGGTCGACTCCTACGGCCGGGTCCACCCCGACGCGCTGCGGGCGGCCATCGAGCGTGACCCTTCGTCGGTCGCGCTGGTCACCGTGATGTGGGCCAACAACGAGGTCGGGACGATTCAGCCGATCATCGAACTCGCGGCGGTGGCCCGGGAGTTCGGAATTCCGATGCACGCCGACGCGGTGCAGGCGCTGGGCCAGGTCCCGGTCTCCTTCGCCGAATCTGGCCTGGACGCACTGACCGTCACCGGCCACAAGGTCGGCGGCCCGTACGGGGTCGGGGCACTGCTGCTGGCCCGCAACGCGACGCCCGTACCGCTGCTGCACGGCGGCGGCCAGGAGCGCGACGTACGCTCCGGCACGCTGGACGTGCCCGCGGCTGCCGGGTTCGCGGCCGCGGCGGCCATCGCGGTGGAGCGGCGGATCGAGCACGCGGCTGCGGTGGCGGCGCTGCGGGACGAGCTGATCGCGGACGTGCTCAAGGCTGTGCCGGACGCGGTGCTCAACGGCGACCCGACGGCCGGGGGGCGGCTGCCCGCCAACGCGCACTTCTCGTTCCCCGGGTGCGAGGGGGATGCGCTGCTGATGCTGCTGGACGCCCAGGGCATCGAGTGCTCGACCGGCTCCGCGTGCTCGGCCGGGGTCCCGCAGCCCAGCCACGTCCTGCTGGCGATGGGCGCCGACCCGCTGCTGGCCCGCGCCTCGCTCCGCTTCTCCCTGGGGCACACCTCGACCCGCGACGACATCGCCGCCCTGGCGGCGGCCATCGAGCCGGCGGTCCAGCGCGCGCGCAACGCGGGGCTGGCTGCGGCCGCCCGCCGCTGA